In Cloacibacterium caeni, a single window of DNA contains:
- a CDS encoding NUDIX hydrolase, whose translation MIDKINIRVYAICINENQEIMALDEGYAGQKLIKLPGGGLEFGEGTLECLHREFAEELNLKINIVEHFYTQEDFLISRFRENEQLLTIYYKVDILNLDELQILDESIEKIKWISLHEENPLELPIDQIVFQKLKEKLL comes from the coding sequence ATGATAGATAAAATTAACATAAGAGTTTATGCCATTTGCATCAATGAAAATCAAGAAATAATGGCTCTAGATGAAGGTTATGCCGGACAAAAATTGATAAAATTACCTGGTGGCGGTTTAGAATTTGGCGAGGGAACCTTAGAATGTCTTCACAGAGAATTCGCAGAAGAACTTAACCTTAAAATAAATATAGTGGAGCATTTTTACACTCAAGAAGATTTTTTGATTTCTAGATTTAGAGAAAACGAGCAATTGCTTACTATATATTATAAAGTAGATATTTTAAACCTAGATGAATTGCAGATTTTAGATGAAAGCATAGAAAAAATAAAATGGATTTCCTTACATGAAGAAAACCCATTAGAATTGCCTATTGATCAAATTGTTTTTCAGAAACTGAAAGAAAAATTATTGTAA